Proteins from one Bacillota bacterium LX-D genomic window:
- a CDS encoding AIR synthase family protein, whose amino-acid sequence MKTGKLDASALIHQVFPYTGIERPEVVLRSKIGEDSAAVELGEWNCVFSSDPITGAIANNGWLAVHVSCNDIVSNGAEPIGVLLTLLMSENSTEQDVSMIMESAHKAAKELKIEIIGGHTEFTLGLKQNIICATAIGKVKKGALITTSGAKPGDDLILTKGAGIEGTSILAADYREFLSQKISEAILEEAENLINCISVVPEGRIAAALKVHAMHDVTEGGVLGAVYELAEASQVGVEIKAEEISILPATKAICAQLQIDPLKLISSGSMLIAAQNGPKLLHELKKQGINASIIGKTIEEKSKTLIQENRRVTITKPESDELWTAKQRMLRN is encoded by the coding sequence ATGAAGACAGGTAAATTAGATGCGTCTGCTTTAATCCATCAAGTTTTTCCTTATACTGGTATAGAAAGACCTGAAGTAGTTTTAAGATCCAAAATTGGTGAAGATTCAGCAGCAGTTGAATTAGGAGAGTGGAATTGTGTTTTTTCCTCAGATCCTATAACTGGAGCTATAGCTAACAATGGGTGGCTGGCTGTCCATGTTTCCTGTAACGATATTGTTTCTAATGGTGCTGAGCCAATTGGTGTTTTGTTAACACTACTGATGTCGGAGAATTCAACTGAACAAGACGTTAGTATGATTATGGAATCAGCGCACAAGGCTGCCAAGGAACTTAAGATAGAAATAATAGGTGGCCATACAGAGTTTACTTTAGGTTTAAAGCAAAATATTATCTGTGCTACAGCAATTGGCAAAGTGAAAAAAGGAGCTTTAATTACAACTTCTGGAGCTAAGCCTGGGGATGATTTAATTTTAACTAAAGGGGCAGGAATTGAAGGCACAAGTATATTGGCTGCAGATTATAGGGAGTTTTTAAGCCAAAAGATTTCTGAAGCAATACTTGAAGAAGCTGAAAATTTAATAAACTGCATCAGCGTTGTACCGGAGGGCAGAATTGCAGCAGCCTTAAAAGTTCATGCCATGCATGATGTGACTGAAGGTGGTGTTTTAGGAGCTGTTTATGAGCTGGCTGAGGCATCACAAGTTGGTGTAGAAATTAAAGCTGAGGAAATTTCAATTCTACCAGCAACTAAAGCCATTTGTGCTCAATTACAAATTGACCCCTTAAAATTAATCTCTAGTGGTTCAATGCTTATAGCTGCTCAAAATGGGCCAAAACTTCTACATGAATTAAAAAAGCAAGGAATAAATGCTTCCATCATCGGAAAAACAATAGAGGAAAAAAGTAAAACCTTAATTCAGGAAAATAGAAGAGTAACTATTACTAAGCCTGAAAGTGACGAACTTTGGACAGCTAAACAAAGAATGCTAAGAAATTAA
- a CDS encoding ECF transporter S component: protein MKFSIKEMTYIAILSALTVMAIYFARMPAFGGKLVFHFGETVILTSALLLGSRGGFWVGALGSSIADLLLGYSVWAPASFVIHGMEGYLVGKASENNKVKDIFALIFGVSFMVFGYAVTAGFLYGKAAIPIELFGDLIQGGIGVVTAFLLTTLLRKSVPSIATLRDEIRGSNNEDR from the coding sequence TTGAAATTTAGCATTAAAGAAATGACTTATATTGCCATTTTATCAGCTTTAACTGTCATGGCAATTTATTTTGCCCGTATGCCTGCATTTGGGGGAAAATTAGTTTTTCATTTTGGTGAAACTGTTATTTTAACCAGTGCCTTACTTCTTGGCTCCCGAGGTGGTTTTTGGGTTGGTGCTTTAGGTTCTTCCATTGCAGATTTATTATTAGGTTACTCTGTGTGGGCACCGGCCAGTTTTGTCATTCATGGCATGGAAGGATATTTAGTAGGCAAAGCTTCTGAGAATAATAAAGTCAAAGATATATTTGCTCTTATATTTGGAGTTTCTTTTATGGTTTTTGGTTATGCCGTAACTGCAGGTTTTCTATATGGCAAAGCAGCTATACCTATTGAATTATTTGGTGATCTAATCCAGGGTGGAATTGGTGTGGTAACGGCATTTCTTTTAACGACTCTGCTGCGTAAATCTGTACCTAGTATAGCTACACTTAGAGATGAAATTAGGGGATCAAATAATGAAGACAGGTAA
- a CDS encoding divergent polysaccharide deacetylase family protein, producing MSKFYQKLLAVLFVSFSIAVLSCLLFNLDHSKKQVKNVDVLNEKKAQVALVVDDFGQYNREGIKEFLALDIPLTCAVMPNLSYSRQDAIAAAHSGHEVIVHLPMEPVNGKPSWLGPGGITAKMTKGEIAKQVAKNFAQIPYAVGFNNHMGSLITSKEKMLKPILEVAKAKGYFVLDSLTTPNSKVVPLAQKLNLAYAQRDVFLDDVKNKIEIKKQLELLAEIAQLKGSAIGICHVGIGSKITSEIIKQMVPTFEKEGIKFVYLSELVH from the coding sequence ATGTCCAAATTTTATCAAAAGTTATTAGCTGTGCTCTTTGTTTCATTTAGTATAGCAGTTCTTAGTTGTTTGCTTTTTAATTTAGATCACTCTAAAAAACAAGTAAAAAATGTAGATGTCTTGAACGAAAAAAAAGCTCAGGTGGCTTTAGTTGTAGATGATTTTGGCCAATATAATCGGGAAGGTATTAAAGAATTTTTAGCTTTAGATATACCATTAACTTGTGCTGTAATGCCTAATTTAAGTTATTCCCGCCAGGATGCTATTGCTGCTGCCCATAGTGGTCATGAAGTAATTGTTCATTTACCTATGGAACCGGTAAATGGCAAGCCAAGCTGGCTTGGACCGGGAGGAATTACAGCCAAGATGACTAAAGGTGAAATCGCAAAGCAAGTTGCAAAAAATTTCGCTCAAATACCCTATGCTGTTGGTTTTAACAACCATATGGGCTCATTAATTACTTCCAAAGAAAAAATGCTTAAACCTATCTTAGAAGTGGCAAAAGCCAAAGGTTATTTTGTTTTAGACAGCTTAACAACACCAAATTCAAAAGTTGTTCCCTTAGCCCAAAAATTAAATCTAGCTTATGCTCAACGAGACGTGTTTTTAGATGATGTTAAAAATAAAATTGAAATTAAAAAACAGCTGGAGCTTTTGGCTGAAATTGCTCAATTAAAAGGCAGTGCCATTGGGATTTGTCACGTAGGGATTGGTTCTAAAATTACATCTGAAATAATTAAACAAATGGTTCCCACTTTTGAGAAGGAAGGAATAAAATTTGTTTACTTATCAGAACTAGTACATTGA